The region AGAAAAATCTTCTTCTTGGATTCCTATTTTGGAAAAGGTGCTTTCTAATCCCAATGTATCAAAGAAGAACTCAGACAACATATCAATACTTTTTCTTGCAACAGTCATAGGTTCGATTTTGGGATCAATACCAAAAACATTCGTCCCAAATTGATAATATTTTCCTACAGTGTTTTCATCTAAACAGTATTCTAACCATCTAGGAGTCAGAATAGCAAGACCAAGTCCATGAGTGATATCATAAATTGCTGACAATTCATGTTCCATCGAATGACAACTCCATTCATGTTGCTTTCCGCCATCTATAAACCCATTGATAGCCCACGAAGAGGTCCACATCAGATTTGCTCTAGCCTCATAATTATCTGGTTCTTTTAAAGCAATAGGGGCATATTTAATAACTGTTCTCATAAGACCCTCCATAACAGTGTCTAGCATGTATAAGTCAGGTTCTGGAGTAAAATAAACCTCTATTATATGTGACATTATATCTACTGAACCACAGGCTGTGTGATAAGAATTTACTGTAAAAGTATTAGTAGGATCTAAAAAGGAAACCTTTGGGAACAACCTAGGTGAAGAACGGCCTATTTTTTCCTTTGTTTCAGGATTACTTATCACGCCTCCATCATTCATTTCTGAACCGGTAGCTGCAAGTGTTGGAATAGTAATCACAGGAAGCGCCTTTTCTATTGGAGCACATTTACTGAAGAAATCCCAGGGATCGAAGTCTACGCAAGCTCCTGCAGCCATGTACTTTGTTGCATCTAATACTGAGCCTCCCCCAACAGCCAAAAGAACGTCTATTTTCATATCTTTACATATTTGTGCCCCTTTTCTTACAGAATCGATTCTTGGATTTGGCTGGATTCCTGAAAGTTCATACAATTCTAATCCTGATTTTTTAATTTCATTAACAACTTTATCATACAGTCCTATCTTTTTTATTGATCCTCCTCCGTAGGTTAGAAGCACTCTTTTTCCATATTTACTTAATTCTTCACCAAGATGACAAAGTTGATCTTTTCCAAAATATACTTTAACTGGATTGTGATAAATAAAATGGTTCATTTTTTATTCTCCTTTTGTTTTAAATTTTTATCTTTTAAAGTAATATTTAATAATTGATAAGCATTTTGTGTCTTTTCATGGCCTATTTCAAGTTCAAGAACAGATATTATTACCCATTAACTGATCTTCAGTTAGTCCAGCATTTAAACCCATTAAATAATGAGACATTAGTTGTTAATCTACCCCATCCATACTGCTGCTTGAGATTCATAAACACCTGAAAGTGCTATATGTGACATTGAACTTGTAGGTGTTGCACCATGCCAATGTTTAACACCAGCAGGAAACCAAACAACATCACCTTCTCTAACCTCTTCGATTGGCTCACCCCATTGTTGTACCCACCCAACTCCTTTAGTTATAATCAATCTCTGCCCGATAGGATGGGTATGCCAAGCCGTTCTGGCTCCAGGCTGAAATTTGACTAAACTTCCACTATAAGGGAATAGATTATTCTCTGGAAAAAGATTTTCAACAATAACATCTCTAGTAAACCATTTCTCAGGACCCTTAAATGGTTCTTGTGAACCATTTCGAATTATTGTTATGAAATTATCTTGTTCTTCGCATCTTTTCATGATTTTCATCCCCTTTAAATAAATTTTTCACTCTTGTTAATTTAATCATACACCATAGAGTTAACTCCATGTCAAGTGCTTTTTATTTTTATTTTATTTTTCTAGTTAAATTAAGCATTATTTTTTAACATTTTTTTAATTATATAATATGGAGTTAACTCTAAGTCAAGTATAAAAAAATTGCCGTGTGATATTTTTAATTCACACGGCAACTTCATGGCTATATATTTTATTTTTTAACTTAAGGGGTGAATATCAATTTTCCATCCAGTAATTTTTGCTGCGAGACGTGCTGTTTGACCACCTTTTCCGACTGCCAAAGAAAATTGATTCTCTGGAACATATACGTAAGCGGTTCTTTCTTCTTCATTTAATGTGATATTTTTAACTTCAGCAGGGGCTAATGCATTTTTGATAAAAATCTTTGGATCATCGGAATATTCAATTATATCAACTTTTTCATTCTTAATTTCTTTTAATAATTCATTTATTCGAAATCCTTTTTCTCCTATACACGCACCAACTGCATCAACGTTTGGAACAGTGCTTGTTACAGCAACTTTGGTTCTTATCCCTGGTTCTCTACTTATCTTAACGATCTTAACAATTCCTTCATCAATTTCCGGAACAATGCTTGTTAAAAGTTCACAGATAAATTCTGGAGCGGTTCGAGAAACCATTATTCTTGGCCCTTTGGATGTACTTTGAATATCTTTTATATATACTTTAATTAAATCTCCTTTATTAAATGTTTCTCCAGGAATCATCTCTTTATCAGGAAGTTTAGTTTCAAGTTTCCCGATTCTAATATCCACATAGCTGTCTGTAACTCTTACTACCTCAGCTGTTGATATCTTATTTTTTAAAGGCAAATATCTTTCAAACAATTTTTTCTTTTCGACCTCTTTTAGATTTTGAAGAATAACTTGTTTGGCAGTTTGAGCCGCTATCCTGTTAAAATCTTTCTTCAGATTGACCTTTTTTCTTATAACCCCTCCAACTTCAACTTTCGGATCTATCTTTTTCGCTTCTTCTAAAGAAATTTCTTCTTTGGGATTCTCGACAACTTCAACAACATTCCATACTTGGTAAACATTTAATCTTGTAAGATTTTTATCTATATCTATTTCGACATTTTTGGCTCCATAGTTTTTTTTGTATGCGCTTTTGATCGATTTAGCTATAATATCAATTAGATAATCGCGACTAATCCCTTTTTCTTTCTCTAAAGAATCTATAGCCTCTAGTAAATTTAAATTCACCTAATCCACCTCCTAAAAACTTTTATTCAAAAATCAATCTCTAAATTAGCTTTTTCAACGTTATTTAGAGGAATTTCAATTATTTTTTGCGATTCTTTTTCTATTACTTTCAATGTTTCATCATTAACGTCATTAATATATCCTACTATCGTTATTACTTTAGCCTCATCCCCTTTTAGGGTGAATTTTGCAAGTTTTCCTTTAAACCTAATATAATCGTCTCTATCTCTTAATTTTCTATTAAGTCCTGGAGAGCTAACCACTAAATCATAACTGCTGTCAAAAACATTTAATTCGTCTAACCACGGTTCTATAGCCCTAGAAAATCTTTCACAATCACCTATTGAAACATAATCACTTAGATTATCAATAATTATTTCGACAGTCTTATTTTTTCGAGTCCCTCTTATTGATATATCAAAGATCTCTAGTCCCATTTTTACAGCGACTTCATTTGATTTTTCCCAAATTAACTGTCTTATCTCTTCGTTGGAAAGCATGTTAAACCCTCCTTGTTTATGTCACTCTCTTTCTAGCAATTTTTAATCTTGAAAAAGGCCTAGTACATTTCAATTTAATCTTCTCATATTTAAAATTATAAAGCTACTAGATTCTAATCACAAACTTAGTAGCTTTAGTTATAAAAAATCTCGAGGGCAGGAGCCCTCGGCATTTATCCTCATGTTTAATTTACTAGATGAATCCTCATTATTATTATAACACAAATTATAAAAAAATCAATAAGATTTAGTTAAAAAAGTAGTTGTTTTAAATATTCTCGTCTTTTAATGTTTTCCTGTTTTTTATAAAATTTGTGTATTTAATTTTTTTAATATATAATATAAGTCAAAAATAGAAGATTTTCTAATACTTTTATGAAAAATATATTTATAAAAATTTTAACGTATCAAACGTATTAATCATATTTGTAAAGGGGGCGTAATAAAAAATGGCCGATATAATCGACTACAAAATTTATGGAGACGATATGCAATTAGTTGAAATTGAATTAGATCCTCAAGAAGGAGTTAGAGCAGAAGTTGGTGCTTTAATGTATATGGATAATGATATTGTAATGCAAACCAAAGCTGAAGGAGGAATATTCAAAGGTTTTAAAAGAGCAATTGTTGGTGAAAGCTTTTTCATAACTAATTTTGTTAACTCGGGTTCAGGAAAGAGTAGAGTAGCTTTTTCTGCTCCTTACCCTGGAAAAATAATTCCAGTCAATTTGATTGACTTTAATAGCAAATTTATCTGTCAAAAGAATAGTTATCTGTGTTCTGCAAATGGCATTGAAATCACAATCCAGTTTGTAAAGAAATTCGGAGCAGGCTTATTTGGTGGTGAAGGATTTATTCTCCAAAGATTAGAGGGCAATGGAATGGCTTTTATTCATGCTGGAGGAACTATTGTAGAAAAATTTTTGGAACCTGGTGAATCATTGAGAGTGGATACTGGCTGTGTAGTCGGATTTTCTACAACAGTTGATTATGATATTAAGTTTGTGGGTGGCTTTAAGAACGCACTTTTTGGTGGTGAAGGAATTTTCTTGGTTCAATTAACTGGTCCAGGAAAAGTCTATCTTCAAAGTTTGCCTTTTTCTAGACTCGCAGATAGAGTACTTCAAGCAGCTCATTTCACAAGTAAAGATGAATCTAGAAATATAAGTAGAGGATTCATAGGTGGCTTATTTAATGATGATAAAAGATTTTAAGTAGAGGCGAAAGAAATGGAAAATAAAAATCTCATTAATGGTGCATGGGATTGGAATAACATAAATGAGGATCGTTGGGTAACTCCTGCTCCTGTGGTATACCCCCTTTCCACCCGTTGGAAAAAGGAAAATAAAAACAAGATTTTAGATCTTGGCTGTGGCCTTGGAAGGAACTCATTATATTTCTATGAACAAGGGTTTAACGTTACTGCTGTAGATGGATCACTAAGCGCAATCGAGAAGTTTGAAGCGATTTGCAAACAAAAAGATTACAAAATTGACGTAAGATTATGTGATATGCACTCTTTGTCCTTTGAAAATTCTACTTTTGACGCAGTATTTTCATTCCATGTCATATATCACACAGATTCTAAGGGTATTAAGAAGGTTATCTCAGAAATTGAGCGCGTCCTTAAACCCACAGGAGAATTATTTGTGACTCTAAATTCTAAAAACAACACCTCTTACTTAAAAAATATAAATTACAAAATCGATGAAAATACGATCATTAAACAAGATGGAATAGAAAAAGGCATTCCTCATTATTTTGTAAACGAAGAAGAGGCAAAAATGCTTCTTTCTAATTTTGAGATTCAAAAGTTGCTTTATGTAGAAGATATAAAAAACGACGGATCAAGAAGTTGCCACTACTATATACTTGCTAGAAAATAAATAGTAATCTATTTTTAATTAGTTTTTATACAATTTCCTCTAAAGTAATTATTTGTTAATAGCATTAGAATTCTTTGATAAAAATTTTTTGACTGTTAACTAGATTTAAAAAAGAAAATAAAAAATTAATAACAGTCACACATTTTTTGTATTCAATGATAAAATATCAATTGGAAAGATAGTCAATTACCCACCGCCCCTAGAGGCGGAGGCTTGTAGAAATACAAGCTCGGTTGATTAGCCTATGTCATTAGTTTTTGCTAATGATTAGTTATAGCAGAATATATAGTCACCGTGGGATGCTCCACAAGTCCCATGCTCTGAGGGTAATGGTTAAACATCTCTGAGGGGTAGGAGAAGTGCTGTTACCATTAAACCTGCTATAACATTGGCGATGTGGACCTACAGGCTTCGGCCTGACTTACCTTGATGGAGGTAAATTGTATGGAATGAAGCCTGTTCAAAAACCATTAAAGGACGCAACATTTATGTCTACTATAAGATGGAAATTGGTCAATGCGCTGATGTGTGACTACACTTACGGTTATATTACAAAATCCAAAAGAGTAAGTCTTGGTTTGGAAAAGACACATTATAACGATGCATTTTGCATAGCAGGTGGAATTAATCAACAGAGAATAGAACCTATCTATTTTGAGCAAATTAGGAGAAACAATCGTTCACTCGAAAAGTTCTATGATGCAAAATATGTTGATATAAGAGATAAGTCTATTAAAACAGGACAAGAGCTTTTCTGTGGTAGAAGGACACGGAACAAAAACTTAAATGAAGAAAATCTTCATAAGTATCGTGGAGCTAAAAAATGAAAAGGCAAAAGAAATATTCGGAAGCAAAGGTACGCTTATCAGCCTAAAGATATTGTTACCTTTGAGAGCAAAAAATATTCAGTTCAAGGTGTACAGAACAAAGGTGAATATATTAAGCTAATGGAAATGTCTAAGCCAGTTAAAACAGATTTAGTTAAGCACTATATGTTTAGGAAAGGATTTAGTATGTTTTATAACTGCAATTCATCACCCACTTACAGAAGTGGGAATCTTCTTGCAGGAAAATGATAAAAACACCAACCAGTAGCCTTCAAAGGAGGGTGAGGGTATGGTTAAGGAAGAAGAAATAATCAACATTAGTCCAGAAGAAAAGGTTCAAAAGGTATTTTTAAAAGCTATTGAATTAGTTGGTGGGCTAAAACAGTTATGTGAATATAGATCCTTAACTTGGTTACCAGCTTTAGCAAGAGCTGCTTTTGCTGTAGTTTTAAAAGAAGAATACCATAAAACTGACGAAGAAATTGCAAAAGAACTTGGAATTACAAAACAAACAGTTAGGAATATTTTACAAGCTGATCCTGAATACGCCAAGGAAAGAATTAGTAAATTAAAGGATTTTATGGAAGAAGAAGGAAAGAACCTCAAAGGTCACACTGCAGGGTCGATAATTAAACTAGCCTATAGCATGCTTGAAAAAAATGAGTAACCCCTATTATATTGTAAGATAGGGGGTGAAAAAGCAATGGATGAACTTGAATTTGAAAAGCCAAAGGTTGTATTTGAAGGAATAAGTCAAATCTCAGATGCATTAAAAGAAGCTCCGAAAATAGAAGGATTAGCCACTGGAGTTGAAGGGTTGGATGACCTTTTCTTTACTACAGAGATAATTAATAAAAAGGTAGTA is a window of Defluviitoga tunisiensis DNA encoding:
- a CDS encoding iron-containing alcohol dehydrogenase, which codes for MNHFIYHNPVKVYFGKDQLCHLGEELSKYGKRVLLTYGGGSIKKIGLYDKVVNEIKKSGLELYELSGIQPNPRIDSVRKGAQICKDMKIDVLLAVGGGSVLDATKYMAAGACVDFDPWDFFSKCAPIEKALPVITIPTLAATGSEMNDGGVISNPETKEKIGRSSPRLFPKVSFLDPTNTFTVNSYHTACGSVDIMSHIIEVYFTPEPDLYMLDTVMEGLMRTVIKYAPIALKEPDNYEARANLMWTSSWAINGFIDGGKQHEWSCHSMEHELSAIYDITHGLGLAILTPRWLEYCLDENTVGKYYQFGTNVFGIDPKIEPMTVARKSIDMLSEFFFDTLGLESTFSKIGIQEEDFSFMAKRACGGKIIKGFKPLGQKDIEEIFKMCL
- a CDS encoding (R)-mandelonitrile lyase, giving the protein MKRCEEQDNFITIIRNGSQEPFKGPEKWFTRDVIVENLFPENNLFPYSGSLVKFQPGARTAWHTHPIGQRLIITKGVGWVQQWGEPIEEVREGDVVWFPAGVKHWHGATPTSSMSHIALSGVYESQAAVWMG
- the nusA gene encoding transcription termination factor NusA, with product MNLNLLEAIDSLEKEKGISRDYLIDIIAKSIKSAYKKNYGAKNVEIDIDKNLTRLNVYQVWNVVEVVENPKEEISLEEAKKIDPKVEVGGVIRKKVNLKKDFNRIAAQTAKQVILQNLKEVEKKKLFERYLPLKNKISTAEVVRVTDSYVDIRIGKLETKLPDKEMIPGETFNKGDLIKVYIKDIQSTSKGPRIMVSRTAPEFICELLTSIVPEIDEGIVKIVKISREPGIRTKVAVTSTVPNVDAVGACIGEKGFRINELLKEIKNEKVDIIEYSDDPKIFIKNALAPAEVKNITLNEEERTAYVYVPENQFSLAVGKGGQTARLAAKITGWKIDIHPLS
- a CDS encoding ribosome maturation factor RimP; this translates as MLSNEEIRQLIWEKSNEVAVKMGLEIFDISIRGTRKNKTVEIIIDNLSDYVSIGDCERFSRAIEPWLDELNVFDSSYDLVVSSPGLNRKLRDRDDYIRFKGKLAKFTLKGDEAKVITIVGYINDVNDETLKVIEKESQKIIEIPLNNVEKANLEIDF
- a CDS encoding TIGR00266 family protein is translated as MADIIDYKIYGDDMQLVEIELDPQEGVRAEVGALMYMDNDIVMQTKAEGGIFKGFKRAIVGESFFITNFVNSGSGKSRVAFSAPYPGKIIPVNLIDFNSKFICQKNSYLCSANGIEITIQFVKKFGAGLFGGEGFILQRLEGNGMAFIHAGGTIVEKFLEPGESLRVDTGCVVGFSTTVDYDIKFVGGFKNALFGGEGIFLVQLTGPGKVYLQSLPFSRLADRVLQAAHFTSKDESRNISRGFIGGLFNDDKRF
- a CDS encoding class I SAM-dependent methyltransferase gives rise to the protein MENKNLINGAWDWNNINEDRWVTPAPVVYPLSTRWKKENKNKILDLGCGLGRNSLYFYEQGFNVTAVDGSLSAIEKFEAICKQKDYKIDVRLCDMHSLSFENSTFDAVFSFHVIYHTDSKGIKKVISEIERVLKPTGELFVTLNSKNNTSYLKNINYKIDENTIIKQDGIEKGIPHYFVNEEEAKMLLSNFEIQKLLYVEDIKNDGSRSCHYYILARK
- a CDS encoding helix-turn-helix domain-containing protein, which encodes MVKEEEIINISPEEKVQKVFLKAIELVGGLKQLCEYRSLTWLPALARAAFAVVLKEEYHKTDEEIAKELGITKQTVRNILQADPEYAKERISKLKDFMEEEGKNLKGHTAGSIIKLAYSMLEKNE